A single Tachypleus tridentatus isolate NWPU-2018 chromosome 9, ASM421037v1, whole genome shotgun sequence DNA region contains:
- the LOC143227440 gene encoding uncharacterized protein LOC143227440, which yields MSDSIVLEDFFQFLFLLVSGIKFVYETERGSTLTLICLNQAHKREREEPVIWYSNHNERVVNSERTQIKYGGKLVLTNIQFEDAGIYTCKNREGDYKHDVRVYVPAENLNCTRGYRRDADRCYPSEVVLKATLSSVSKSTVTRFAWWTALISICLIALCVLCCFYVWKEKTRKERNILKNRVEHKQPGDEKITTNELDILEAMPLIPECEKKVPTKNVKKTKTNIIRKQKVSKRTTLETIYENDLEERNTLRGTPASKQTKTIKEYIQRPLSDRHVKNYDELIIVKPNSKQGHPKENVVILIENSDSQDTFIIGKARKPT from the exons ATGTCAGATTCCATTGTACTAGAAGACTTCTTCCAGTTTCT TTTCCTGCTTGTTTCCGGTATTAAATTCGTCTACGAAACTGAACGTGGTTCTACTCttacattaatttgtttaaacCAAGCtcataaaagagagagagaagaaccAGTTATTTGGTACTCAAATCACAATGAACGAGTTGTCAATAGTGAGagaacgcaaataaaatacggtggcAAATTAGTGCTAACCAACATCCAGTTTgaagacgcgggaatttacacatgcaaaaatcgtgaaggtgattacaaacatgatgtcagaG tgtatgttccagccgagaatctcaactgtactcgaggataccgaagagatgctgacaggtgtt ATCCATCTGAAGTGGTTCTGAAGGCTACGCTCTCCTCGGTTTCAAAATCTACAGTTACAAGATTCGCTTGGTGGACAGCACTCATTTCGatatgtcttattgctttgtg cgttctttgttgtttctacgTCTGGAAAGAAAAAACTCGGAAAGAACGGAATATTTTGAAAAACCGTGTCGAACACAAACAGCCTGGTGATGAAAAGATAACAACTAATGAGTTGGATATATTGGAGGCTATGCCGCTGATCCCTGAATGTGAGAAGAAGGTCCCTACAAAGAAcgttaagaagacaaaaactaatataataagaAAGCAAAAAGTGAGCAAACGAACAACCCTGGAGACGATATATGAAAACGACCTTGAAGAAAGGAATActttg AGAGGAACACCAGcgtcgaaacaaacaaaaactattaaagaaTATATACAGCGACCTCTGTCTGATAGACATGTGAAAAATTATGATGAACTTATTATCGTTAAACCTAACAGTAAACAAGGACATCCCAAGGAAAACGTTGTTATTCTTATTGAAAATTCTGACAGCCAAGATACGTTTATCATTGGAAAAGCTCGGAAACCAAcctga